The stretch of DNA TACGTTTCAAAATACTTACCAAGGCAGGCCTGAGATGTGGATGGTGACTTTATGTACTCTGCTTTGCAAGTGCACGTTGCAATACCAGACTGCTTTTCATCACAGGTTGTAGTGGTACGGTCACAGAATCCAGTTGCACACGCATCGCGTGCTGTGATTTCAGGAAAAAAGGtcatatttacaaatgtatGCTTCATTCTAATGCTTGAAACTGTTAAATTGTTCAATATTTATGCAGGAAAACAGGTAAAAAGAAGCCTCAGACATACAAATGAATCCTGTGTTATCAGGTATTTGTCCATTCACAATCAGATTCTCAACCGATTGTGAATTGGCACTGGATGACAGCTCATAGAAATTCTCCACGTCTGCAATTATACTGCCTGCACTATAAGGGTAGGTACAAGGAAATTATGATGAAAAACAGACATGAAACAcaacttattttatataaaataattcctGTGAGGAAGCAAAACACTTAGAAGTTTTCAACTCATTTGCTTTTAGGGGTCAAATTAAAGCTGTTCTACATTGACTCATAATGCTAAGACTGAAAGTACCAATTATTATttgcagaggtgtaaaaagtactcaaaaattttactcaattaaaagtacaagtatctggccaaaaacatacttgagtaaaagtaaaaaagtacaactttaaattaaaaaagtagaagtactttctttcctgacagacattcagaagtttggttaaagCGAGAAAATGAAACAAAGTGCAATGGCACAGGTCAAACACACATATCTActgaaacaacaacaattaaaatgcaacacagctgaaaaaaaaaataataataatacagggaaagggattaaaaggaaactccatcctttccaccctcatgccatcccatgtgactttcatttatcagatgaacacaaactaagagttttagaaagaaaaaacacgtgtatgggacatccaaaaatgacacttcaaaaactacacaaagtgaatatgacacTAACTCATGCAACtcctgttaatgaatcagtgtcttcttaagTGAAATGATAGGCATATGTAAGAAggatacaaatactaatattttaaacttgactgtcatgttcactttgtgtggaTTCTGAAGTGGTTCTGTCCCTTTGCATTATACAGACTAAAAATTCTTTGCTTGTGTTCACcttaagaaagaaagtcataaacatctgggatgacatgagggtcagtaaaagatgagaattttcatttttgtgtgaactatccctttgaagagCAAGATGTGAGGCAGAGGCTAGAAACATATTCCACACAGAATACTagaatgtgttgaattaatgaggagagtcatagaattaaaacacaacattaacgttttgaaaggccacttttttgtgtgGTCTATTCAACGTCACTGTCTGACaggataattaatcttttaattgtttatttggggcatttagagtttttttctcagcaaatattgataattatttgtgactaattagattaattaatgaacaaatcatgtaattattaagatttaaaaaacaaattcattgACAGTCCTAATTCCTACTCAgtttgtcatataatgacatattataaatacaacttatCCACACCTGGTAAGGacatcactaaacatgaattgcatttaatttaacaaacaatgtttatttaaacacttttggagatttttatttaattaaaaaaaatattcccacaaaaatattaattgtatttaaattctcatcactgattttatttgcactcaatcttgtgcattcagctaatatattacacagctaatggctccatcaaaacagaacaaataacgaataaacattttttgggaaaacgcaactttgctacctcaaCATGCTTCCTcatttgatggtgaacttttgaagccagacatttacctgattAAAGTCATAACCGAAGTAGAAATGTGTGTGCTTGATGCGTGAAAACATTGATCAGGCATGCACGTTTGTGCTtctgtttaccatatttaatgtgcataagataaaataaaaatgtaatgtacttttcaagataaaataaaattgtaaggagtaaaaaatactgttttttcttcagaaatgtaatcaagtaaaagtacaagtggtcagtttaaattgtacttgagtaaagtacaaatcccccaaaataatacttaagtacagtagtcaagtaaaattactcaagtattttacatctctgattatttgtgatttatatTCAACAATGAGtaaaagaaaactaaaagctGTCTCAGAAGCTATTACATTCACAAGTTAATCTTTAAAGGAAAGGCTATTAAAACAAGTGGTACTCACCGTAGACTCAAAACGGTGGAATTAATGTAGCCGTCATCATTCCTCAGGATGTTTCTGAGCTGTATTTGGGTTATGAATATAGAAATCAATACTGTTTGacataatctgttttttttttttatttcactcaTCCTTTACTAAGTAGGAAAAATGGAAAATCTTTACACTGACATGCTGCTATACAGTGTGTTGGTTAGGACTGAATGTCTACACAAATCAAAAAGGAAATTCAATCTCTTACCGCTTCCTCAATTGGACCAGCAGTTTCTTGAAACAATTTAGACCCTCTATTGTCCATACCTTCTACAAAAGTCCTATTCAAAGATAAAGTACCAGGGAAGACCTTTCCtgcaattgtttaaaaaaaaagtataacatAAGTGAATGTTCACAAGAAAGTAGATAATGGCACTAGATTTCTATACCACAGGCAACTTAGTGTCTGCTTTAAGCATATTATTGTGTGTCACACATCTGCACTTATATTCTGATGATTCAAAACTGAGCCAGTCATACTTTGAATACAGCCAGTCGTTTCCAAGTAAACCAGCCCAGGCCGGCAAATGCAAGCAAACGTGCTCCCAAACCGTTCTTCACAGGTACTGTCTCCAGTACAAGGACTTAAAGCACAGGGACCTTGAAATGAACAAACATGTTACAGACAGAACAAACGGAACATCATCTCCagcagtgatttaaaaattattttctgtaaattacataattaatgTATTCTAAAATGACAATCATGTTGCCCCCACCCTTATGTCACTTTAACTTTGTAGgaccttttttgtttgttttttaattgcaCTCATCGCTCTTTTTCATGCAATTACAAAGAGTGGAGGCTGACATTTCCCAAGCTTCAAAAAATACTCAAAGTACTAGTGTCAAAGTCCATATGACTTCTATGctatatttcatgttttaaaggttcacccaaatatgaaaattttgtcattaattactcaccctcatgtcgttccaaacccgtaagaacttcgctcatcttcggaacacaaattaagatatttttcatgaaatctgagagctctctgaccctgtataggcagcaacgcaactgaaatgttcccaggctcagaaacatagtaaggatATTGGTataataatccatgtgacatcagtggttcaaccgtaattttacgaagctaagagaatactttttgtgtgcaacaaaaataacgactttattcaacaattcttctcctgcAAATCacagttacattgctgtctatggagggtcagaaaactctcggatttcatcaaaaatatcttaatttgtgttccgaagaacaaagatcttatgggtttggaacgacataagggtgagtaatttatgatagaattgtcatttttgggtgaaatattcctttaagaaagctaaataaaacagacaacacaataaaacaaaatttaagTCGTTATTCACTAAAAATCTTGACATTTGTCCTATAGTTTACTCTTGGCAAGTTCATGGTGTCGCAATATCTGAGTGGTCAAAAAATGGATGTCTTAAATGCATCGGTTGattcaattaacatttttgttcTGAGTTTACAGATTGGTATGATTAAGATCCTGGGTTTAACCCATTGACTTAATGATATAAATTACAGCATGGAAAGTCACATGGGCCACTTTATGACATTTAagggatttattttttatttttttgcctttttgaaGCTTAAAGGCATCAGTCCCCATCCACTGTAATTGCACTGACCAGCACAACATTTCTTCTTTTAAGTTCCACAGAAAAAGGTCATACAGAATTGGAAgaagagtgagtaaattatgacaggaTTATGGATGACTTCTTCTAAGGATTGAATGTTATTATGAAGCATTTGGGCCTACAGGTGGGATTTAAAACTATGATAGTGTGAGTGAGTACCTTGTGTTGTAGAGGCTGTGGTGGCAGCAGTTGTGCTGGCCTGAGTATTGTTTGTAGAATTAGTTGTTGTGTCTGTAGTAAAAGTACCATTATTTGTCTCCTCAGTAGCTGTGAAGAAAGGTTTTATGTCAGGGGAGGTTGCAGAAAGACCATAGTAAACTCCATCAGGAAGATCAGTCTTATATCACTCTGAAAGGGTTTGTtttgtgataataataataataataataataataatgaccaCATGTATGGTAATCTGATAATTTTTCTGATAATGACCTGACTGTAATTTCATCATTCAATATTACACAGCtactcattaaataaatatgaggtcaagaaatattgatttgagttgaCTGTATTTTATACCTTTACCTGTACTTTATCTAATAGCTGCCactaagaaaacaaaatgtcaaataCATTATACAAAACAATCTGCCTACAAGATGAACACTATAGCAATATTACAATAATGTTAAAACTGAAGTTGTGATTGTATGAAACAAGAAAGagtactgatttttgactttcatgagttgtaagctctaatcatcaaaattaaaagaaataaacatttgaaatatatcagtctgtgtgtaatgaatgaatataatatacaagtttcactttttgaatggaattagtgaaataaatcaactttttgatgatattctaattatatgaccagcacctgtatattagtAATACCCCCTcgtgaatttttttaaagcttttacttgtcttgaaaatatttttacaagtAAGACTGAAACAGTTGTCAGAAGCTTAATAATGGTAATGCTGAAAGTCATGCAACCATGGTGTAGTTCATTTCTAGCCTACGTTTAGCTTCTTACTTCTgattgtatttaggcttcaaaattaataaaagttgGGTTTATTTGTGAGGATTATCATCCTGAATAAAACATAAGAATCATAAACTTTTTTGTGAAGGGAACCTGGATGATGCTAACTTTCGTGTTGGCCTACAAACATACGTCATCACTGCAGCACTCTATTGTagcttcagaaaacacaatcaGCTTGCTGTTTTCAAACAGTAACAAGGACATTGTAGCAGAAAACACAAtagtaaatctttttttattttatttttttgtgtgtgaactattccttgaaGGACAACTTCTTATGATTAAAAGTTACTATGTAGACTTTAGGCCTGATGGTGGGGTTCCTGATTATAGAGATGAGAATACCTTTTGTCGTGACTGTGGTGGTAGGAGTATTTGCGCTGGTAGTTGAGGAATTTCTTGTTACGTCTGTAGTGTTAACACCTGGTGAAACTTCAGGAAACAGTGACACATTAGTATAACACTTTGCTTTTCTCTATACTCTTCTATCAGCTGGGAAAATACCCACTGCCaaatccacacacacaaaatactaAACACTTCTATGTTTTCTCTTAATCCCATATAGTCCCTTCTGCATTATGAAAATAACCCCATGTTTTCCATAAAATCATTATATGATCGTATGTGTATTTGACAGACAGATTCATCTGATTGTGTTCTCTGGATCAGCTGAATGTTTCTTAATGTTCGATTATCTGAACTGTCAACACAATATTAAATGAAAGGAAAAACCATGAACTGTAGAGTTACCATACTCAAGCAAGGCAGCACTCTATTGTagcttcagaaaacacaatcaGCTTGCTGTTTTCAAACAGTAACAAGGACATTGTAGCAGAAAATGTCATGGCAATTTAAATCGTCAACACAAtagtaaatctttttttattttatttttatttttttgtgtgtgaactaTGCCTTGAAGGACAACTTCTTAGGATTAAAAGTTACTATGTAGACTTTAGGCCTGATGGTGGGGTTCCTGATTATAGAGATGAGAATACCTTTTGTCGTGACTGTGGTGGTAGGAGTATTTGCGCTGGTAGTTGAGGAATTTCTTGTTACGTCTGTAGTGTTAACACCTGGTGAAACTTCAGGAAACAGTGACACATTAGTATAACACTTTGCTTTTCTCTATACTCTTCTATCAGCTGGGAAAATACCCACTGCCaaatccacacacacaaaatactaAACACTTCTATGTTTTCTCTTAATCCCATATAGTCCCTTCTGCATTATGAAAATAACCCCATGTTTTCCATAAAATCATTATATGATCGTATGTGTATTTGACAGACAGATTCATCTGATTGTGTTCTCTGGATCAGCTGAATGTTTCTTAATGTTAGATTATCTGAACTGTCAACACAATATTAAATGAAAGGAAAAACCATGAACTGTAGAGTTACCATACTCAAACAAGGCAGCACTCTATTGTagcttcagaaaacacaatcaGCTTGCTGTTTTCAAACAGTAACAAGGACATTGTAGCAGAAAATGTCATGGCAATTTAAATCGTCAACAcaatagtaaatatttatttattttatttttttgtgtgtgaactattccttgaaGTTCAACTTCTTATGATTAAAAGTTACTATGTAGACTTTAGGCCTGATGGTGGGGTTCCTGATTATAGAGATGAGAATACCTTTTGTTGTGACTGTGGTGGTAGGAGTATTTGCGCTGGTAGTTGAGGAATTTCTTGGTACGTCTGTAGTGTTAACACCTGGTGAAACTTCAGGAAACAGTGACACATTAGTATAACACTTTGCTTTTCTCTATACTCTTCTATCAGCTGGGAAAATACCCACTGCCaaatccacacacacaaaataccaAACACTTCTATGTTTTCTCTTAATCCCATATAGTCCCTTCTGCATTATGAAAATAACCCCATGTTTTCCATAAAATCATTATATGATCGTATGTGTATTTGACAGACAGATTCATCTGATTGTGTTCTCTGGATCAGCTGAATGTTTCTTAATGTTAGATTATCTGAACTGTCAACACAATATTAAATGAAAGGAAAAACCATGAACTGTAGAGTTACCATACTCAAGCAAGGCAGCACTCTATTGTagcttcagaaaacacaatcaGCTTGCTGTTTTCAAACAGTAACAAGGACATTGTAGCAGAAAATGTCATGGCAATTTAAATCGTCAATACAAtagtaaatctttttttattttatttttaattttttgtgtgtgaactaTGCCTTGAAGGACAACTTCTTAGGATTAAAAGTTACTATGTAGACTTTAGGCCTGATGGTGGGGTTCCTGATTATAGAGATGAGAATACCTTTTGTCGTGACTGTGGTGGTAGGAGTATTTGCGCTGGTAGTTGAGGAATTTCTTGTTACGTCTGTAGTGTTAACACCTGGTGAAACTTCAGGAAACAGTGACACATTAGTATAACACTTTGCTTTTCTCTATACTCTTCTATCAGCTGGGAAAATACCCACTGCCaaatccacacacacaaaatactaAACACTTCTATGTTTTCTCTTAATCCCATATAGTCCCTTCTGCATTATGAAAATAACCCCATGTTTTCCATAAAATCATTATATGATCGTATGTGTATTTGACAGACAGATTCATCTGATTGTGTTCTCTGGATCAGCTGAATGTTTCTTAATGTTAGATTATCTGAACTGTCAACACAATATTAAATGAAAGGAAAAACCATGAACTGTAGAGTTACCATACTCAAACAAGGCAGCACTCTATTGTagcttcagaaaacacaatcaGCTTGCTGTTTTCAAACAGTAACAAGGACATTGTAGCAGAAAATGTCATGGCAATTTAAATCGTCAACACAATagtaaatctttttattttattttattttttgtgtgtgaactattccttgaaGTTCAACTTCTTAGGATTAAAAGTTACTATGTAGACTTTAGGCCTGATGGTGGGGTTCCTGATTATAGAGATGAGAATACCTTTTGTTGTGACTGTGGTGGTAGGAGTATTTGCGCTGGTAGTTGAGGAATTTCTTGTTACGTCTGTAGTGTTAACACCTGGTGAAACTTCAGGAAACAGTGACACATTAGTATAACACTTTGCTTTTCTCTATACTCTTCTATCAGCTGGGAAAATACCCACTGCCAAATCCACACACAAAATACTAAACACTTCTATGTTTTCTCTTAATCCCATATAGTCCCTTCTGCATTATGAAAATAACCCCATGTTTTCCATAAAATCATTATATGATCGTATGTGTATTTGACAGACAGATTCATCTGATTGTGTTCTCTGGATCAGCTGAATGTTTCTTAATGTTAGATTATCTGAACTGTCAACACAATATTAAATGAAAGGAAAAACCATGAACTGTAGAGTTACCATACTCAAACAAGGCAGCACTCTATTGTagcttcagaaaacacaatcaGCTTGCTGTTTTCAAACAGTAACAAGGACATTGTAGCAGAAAATGTCATGGCAATTTAAATCGTCAATACAATAGTAAATcctttattaaattttttttgtgtgtgaactattccttgaaGTTCAACTTCTTAGGATTAAAAGTTACTATGTAGACTTTAGGCCTGATGGTGGGGTTCCTGATTATAGAGATGAGAATACCTTTTGTCGTGACTGTGGTGGTAGGAGTATTTGCGCTGGTAGTTGAGGAATTTCTTGGTACGTCTGTAGTGTTAACACCTGGTGAAACTTCAGGAAACAGTGACACATTAGTATAACACTTTGCTTTTCTCTATACTCTTCTATCAGCTGGGAAAATACCCACTGCCaaatccacacacacaaaataccaAACAGTTACCATACTCAAACAAGGCACCCAGGcctaaatatttcaaacatttaactGTATGAATGGCTTCACATTAGAatcataaaatatcaaaataagtggcatttattttgaataaatttagAACATACACAGAATTcaagcaaaacaataaaacaaaacaggatttatttattatgtatcaaattataaatacattgtCAAAATTAAGACAAAAGTATGTGGACAATTTCTGGTTGTCAAATATTAATATCCATAGTTAATAGATTAAcatgataaaataacattttgtgtggCTTGAGCATTCAAATATGTTTTGGGGTCACTGTATATACGACCATGTGCAAGTTAtcagaaatgttacttgagcatataaagaaaaatgcaaaaggaaaaaagtatgttgtttgtctgtttttcatTGTTTGATTCCTGGAAAAACTCCTGTGTTTTGAAGTCTATTTTGAATCAAATGAGTTCTTTATTTGGGGGCCTTAATTACACCATATCTACTCATATCAGTAAAAAATAATCTTTGAAAATCCAATAAAAATGGTATGGACTTTGTAAGCAATAAAATTTCAACAGTTACACCTCATGATGAAAATAACAAAGTTCACATGCCAATTTCCCATCTACAAGGAAGTGCCGGCTCAAGGTTAACCTTTCCAAATTAATCAGTAATAGAATAGGCCTAGCCAAAAGAGCaatcaaaaaaacattatacattCACTACAAGAA from Onychostoma macrolepis isolate SWU-2019 chromosome 12, ASM1243209v1, whole genome shotgun sequence encodes:
- the muc13b gene encoding mucin-13b, with protein sequence MKIPQKALLIFCLVAATTAQISPGVNTTDVPRNSSTTSANTPTTTVTTKVSPGVNTTDVTRNSSTTSANTPTTTVTTKVSPGVNTTDVTRNSSTTSANTPTTTVTTKVSPGVNTTDVPRNSSTTSANTPTTTVTTKVSPGVNTTDVTRNSSTTSANTPTTTVTTKVSPGVNTTDVTRNSSTTSANTPTTTVTTKATEETNNGTFTTDTTTNSTNNTQASTTAATTASTTQGPCALSPCTGDSTCEERFGSTFACICRPGLVYLETTGCIQRKVFPGTLSLNRTFVEGMDNRGSKLFQETAGPIEEALRNILRNDDGYINSTVLSLRAGSIIADVENFYELSSSANSQSVENLIVNGQIPDNTGFISRDACATGFCDRTTTTCDEKQSGIATCTCKAEYIKSPSTSQACLACPNGEKATDNSEGCEKCPFGFSGFNCDDPYLLVVVVVSTVLGALLIIFIVALIVVSCRNPKESSSSQVDFSSSYGNKELHKPAGVPRIPRANPDASWNSNNLEMANSGSNQALVTRDRPESKARYTDYDEDMSYRAPIPPAYSGYGGRGVENGGAHNPYFRQDDDRMRRY